A genomic window from Streptomyces mirabilis includes:
- a CDS encoding DEAD/DEAH box helicase: MGKRERSLLAEGVGLHEAARGVLADHARALDAVRAALAPIHAELVGKELESIPVSRLKDVTEGRLRLGALETAGFASVRAVYEAGRYELRRLPGVGAQTADRALAAARQLARAVEETVSVRMDVDRPEPRTTALVIALRTLVEAGPELRRAVDAATRLDERLGALLPAARPAGGRLGMVLAGRERRRSALGAVAELRELTADAGAREVRLLLAQASTDLLRTPASEIEAWVDFELRSAEYYSQLAEVCEHRSDVAAVEGFLPSEVAERVHAQTLDDTRRRVSLRGYQDFGARFALAQRRVVLGDEMGLGKTVQAIAVLAHLAADGHSHFLVVCPASVLINWTREIGARSTLRALPVHGAERLDAYEEWRERGGVAITTYDMLHRLPAPDGEGTKPGMVVVDEAHYVKNPDTRRSRAVAAWTGHCERVLFLTGTPMENRVEEFRTLVRYLQPALLPAIRHTTAAAGPHAFRKSVAPAYLRRNQRDVLTELPALVEVDEWEEFSAADREAYLKAVADGNFMAMRRAAYADAEKSAKLGRLRELVAEAAENGLKVVVFSYFRDVLALVRQALGEGVFGPVSGAVPAARRQRLVDDFTAAPGHAVLLCQIEAAGIGLNLQAASVVVLCEPQVKPTMEHQAVARAHRMGQVRPVQVHRLLATDSVDQRLLHILKNKTRLFDAYARRSDTAEQSPDAVDVSDSALARRIVEEEHIRLAGVVGPGQGGARQP, translated from the coding sequence GTGGGGAAACGTGAGCGGAGTCTGCTCGCCGAGGGCGTCGGACTGCACGAGGCCGCGCGGGGTGTGCTCGCCGATCACGCCCGCGCGCTCGACGCGGTGCGCGCGGCGCTGGCCCCGATCCACGCCGAACTCGTCGGCAAGGAGCTGGAGTCCATCCCCGTCTCCCGGCTGAAGGACGTCACCGAGGGGCGGCTGCGGCTCGGAGCGCTGGAGACGGCCGGGTTCGCGTCGGTGCGGGCGGTGTACGAGGCGGGGCGGTACGAGCTGCGCCGGCTGCCCGGGGTGGGCGCGCAGACCGCCGACCGTGCCCTCGCGGCGGCCCGGCAGCTCGCGAGGGCGGTGGAGGAGACCGTCTCCGTACGGATGGACGTCGACCGGCCCGAGCCCCGCACGACCGCCCTGGTGATCGCGCTGCGCACCCTCGTCGAGGCCGGTCCCGAGCTGCGCCGGGCCGTGGACGCGGCGACGCGGCTCGACGAGCGGCTCGGGGCGCTGCTGCCCGCGGCCAGGCCCGCCGGCGGACGGCTGGGGATGGTGCTCGCGGGGCGGGAGCGCCGACGGAGCGCGCTCGGCGCGGTCGCCGAACTGCGCGAGCTGACCGCCGACGCCGGCGCCCGTGAGGTACGCCTGCTGCTCGCGCAGGCCTCGACCGACCTGCTGCGGACGCCCGCCTCCGAGATCGAGGCGTGGGTCGACTTCGAGTTGCGTTCCGCGGAGTACTACAGCCAGCTCGCGGAGGTCTGCGAGCACCGTTCGGACGTGGCGGCCGTCGAGGGCTTCCTGCCCTCGGAGGTCGCCGAGCGGGTGCACGCCCAGACGCTGGACGACACCCGGCGCCGGGTCTCGTTGCGCGGCTACCAGGACTTCGGCGCCCGGTTCGCGCTCGCCCAGCGCCGGGTCGTCCTCGGCGACGAGATGGGGCTCGGCAAGACCGTGCAGGCCATCGCCGTACTCGCGCATCTCGCGGCGGACGGACACAGCCACTTCCTGGTCGTCTGCCCGGCCAGCGTACTGATCAACTGGACGCGCGAGATCGGCGCGCGCAGCACACTGCGGGCCCTGCCGGTGCACGGCGCGGAGCGGCTGGACGCCTACGAGGAGTGGCGGGAGCGCGGGGGCGTCGCGATCACCACGTACGACATGCTGCACCGGCTGCCCGCCCCGGACGGCGAGGGCACGAAGCCGGGGATGGTGGTCGTCGACGAGGCGCACTACGTGAAGAATCCGGACACCCGCCGCTCCCGGGCGGTCGCGGCCTGGACAGGGCACTGCGAGCGCGTCCTGTTCCTCACCGGGACGCCCATGGAGAACCGGGTCGAGGAGTTCCGCACCCTCGTCCGCTACCTCCAGCCGGCCCTCCTCCCCGCGATACGGCACACCACCGCGGCCGCCGGCCCGCACGCCTTCCGCAAGTCCGTCGCCCCCGCCTATCTGCGCCGCAACCAGCGCGACGTCCTCACCGAACTGCCCGCGCTGGTGGAGGTCGACGAGTGGGAGGAGTTCAGCGCCGCGGACCGGGAGGCGTACCTCAAAGCGGTCGCGGACGGAAACTTCATGGCGATGCGCCGGGCCGCGTACGCCGACGCGGAGAAGTCCGCGAAGCTGGGACGACTGCGCGAACTGGTGGCCGAAGCGGCGGAGAACGGCCTGAAGGTGGTGGTGTTCTCCTACTTCCGCGATGTGCTGGCACTGGTCCGACAAGCCTTGGGAGAGGGCGTGTTCGGGCCGGTCTCCGGTGCCGTGCCCGCCGCGCGCCGGCAGCGTCTCGTCGACGACTTCACGGCCGCTCCCGGCCACGCGGTCCTCCTCTGCCAGATCGAGGCCGCCGGTATCGGCCTCAACCTTCAGGCCGCGTCCGTGGTCGTCCTGTGCGAACCGCAGGTCAAGCCCACCATGGAACACCAGGCCGTGGCCCGCGCCCACCGGATGGGCCAGGTCCGCCCCGTCCAGGTGCACCGCCTCCTCGCCACCGACAGCGTCGACCAGCGCCTGCTGCACATCCTCAAGAACAAGACCCGCCTCTTCGACGCCTACGCCCGCCGCAGCGACACCGCCGAGCAGAGCCCGGACGCGGTCGACGTCTCCGACAGCGCCCTCGCCCGCCGCATCGTGGAGGAGGAGCACATACGACTGGCGGGCGTCGTGGGGCCTGGGCAGGGTGGTGCGCGGCAGCCCTGA
- a CDS encoding pyridoxal-phosphate dependent enzyme, with amino-acid sequence MTPLPDRFCPADGTRVPGGSLDWCCPVCRGPLDLDFAPTPAPLTSLTGRMNSLWRYTECLPLAAPTVSLGEGRTPLVELRGGISAKLDFLMPTLSFKDRGAVLLAELALRLGPRLVIADSSGNAGTAIAAYCARAALPCTVYVPEDTSPKKLEQIEAHGARVHLVDGDREATARTAREAADLPGTFYASHVFNPYFLHGTKTYVHELWEDLGGRLPDVIVVPVGNGTLLLGAALAVAELHGAGLIDRRPALYAVQAAAVAPLAHAWAEGADDLVGVTPSAPTFAEGIAIPRPPRARQILRAVRDSGGTFLTVTEDQIRHAQRDLASRGLYVESTGVACWAAVREGVLAGRTAVVPLCGAGVKTGLARG; translated from the coding sequence ATGACACCTTTGCCGGATCGCTTCTGCCCGGCGGACGGTACGCGCGTCCCCGGTGGCTCGCTCGACTGGTGCTGCCCGGTCTGCCGCGGCCCGCTCGACCTGGACTTCGCACCGACCCCCGCGCCCCTCACCTCCCTGACCGGGCGGATGAACTCACTGTGGCGGTACACGGAGTGCCTGCCGCTCGCGGCGCCCACGGTCAGCCTGGGCGAGGGCCGCACCCCGCTGGTGGAACTGCGCGGGGGCATCTCGGCCAAGCTGGACTTCCTGATGCCGACCCTGTCCTTCAAGGACCGCGGCGCCGTCCTGCTGGCCGAGCTGGCACTGCGGCTGGGCCCACGGCTGGTGATCGCGGACAGCAGCGGAAACGCGGGGACGGCGATCGCCGCGTACTGCGCGCGGGCCGCGCTGCCCTGCACGGTGTACGTCCCCGAGGACACCTCGCCGAAGAAGCTGGAGCAGATCGAGGCGCACGGGGCGCGGGTGCACCTCGTGGACGGGGACCGGGAGGCGACGGCGCGGACGGCGCGCGAGGCCGCGGACCTCCCGGGCACCTTCTACGCCTCGCACGTCTTCAACCCCTACTTCCTGCACGGTACGAAGACGTACGTGCACGAGCTCTGGGAGGACCTGGGCGGGCGCCTGCCCGACGTGATCGTCGTCCCCGTCGGCAACGGCACCCTGCTCCTCGGTGCCGCCCTCGCCGTCGCCGAGCTGCACGGGGCGGGGCTCATCGACCGGCGGCCCGCGCTGTACGCCGTCCAGGCCGCCGCGGTGGCGCCGCTCGCGCACGCCTGGGCCGAGGGCGCGGACGACCTGGTCGGCGTCACCCCTTCGGCCCCCACCTTCGCCGAGGGCATCGCCATCCCGCGCCCGCCCCGGGCCCGCCAGATCCTGCGCGCCGTACGCGACTCCGGTGGCACGTTCCTCACGGTGACGGAGGACCAGATCCGCCACGCCCAGAGGGACTTGGCGTCACGGGGTCTGTACGTCGAGTCGACGGGAGTGGCGTGCTGGGCGGCGGTACGGGAGGGGGTGCTCGCAGGACGTACGGCGGTGGTGCCGTTGTGCGGGGCGGGCGTGAAGACGGGACTGGCCCGGGGGTAG
- a CDS encoding GntR family transcriptional regulator, producing MTFGEQPAYLRVAGDLRKKIVDGSLPPHTRLPSQARIREEYGVSDTVALEARKVLMAEGLVEGRSGSGTYVRERPVPRRVARSGYRPDSGATPFRQEQADLAVRGTWESHSEQAEASGAIAERLSIRPGDRVMCTNYVFRDAGEAMMLSTSWEPLAVTGRTPVMLPEEGPLGGMGVVERMAAIDVIVDNVTEEVGARPGLAEELLALGGVPGHVVVVIQRTYFASGRPVETADVVVPADRYRIAYHLPVK from the coding sequence GTGACTTTCGGTGAGCAGCCGGCGTATCTGCGTGTCGCGGGTGATCTCCGCAAGAAGATCGTCGACGGTTCGCTGCCACCGCACACCCGCCTCCCCTCCCAGGCCAGGATCCGCGAGGAGTACGGCGTCTCGGACACGGTCGCCCTGGAAGCGCGCAAGGTGCTGATGGCCGAAGGGCTGGTCGAGGGCCGCTCCGGCTCGGGGACGTATGTGCGGGAGCGGCCGGTGCCGCGCCGGGTCGCCCGCTCCGGGTACCGCCCGGACAGTGGAGCGACCCCTTTCCGCCAGGAGCAGGCCGACCTGGCCGTGCGCGGCACCTGGGAGTCGCACAGCGAACAGGCCGAGGCGAGCGGGGCGATCGCCGAGCGCCTCTCGATCCGGCCCGGCGACCGCGTGATGTGCACGAACTACGTCTTCCGGGACGCCGGCGAGGCGATGATGCTCTCCACCTCCTGGGAGCCTCTCGCCGTCACGGGCCGCACCCCGGTGATGCTCCCCGAAGAAGGTCCGCTCGGGGGCATGGGCGTCGTCGAGCGGATGGCGGCCATCGACGTGATCGTGGACAACGTGACGGAGGAAGTGGGCGCCCGCCCCGGCCTCGCCGAGGAACTCCTCGCGCTCGGCGGTGTCCCCGGACACGTGGTCGTCGTCATCCAGCGGACGTACTTCGCCTCGGGGCGCCCGGTGGAGACGGCCGACGTCGTCGTACCGGCGGACCGGTATCGCATCGCGTACCACCTGCCCGTGAAGTAG
- a CDS encoding SPOR domain-containing protein, giving the protein MNDGTITLPWLVIRQDDNGNRYRVGRYATRAEAQKIADSLDDRGHKQLYWVERIAQNGSK; this is encoded by the coding sequence ATGAACGACGGCACGATCACTCTTCCCTGGCTCGTCATACGGCAGGACGACAACGGCAATCGCTACCGCGTCGGCAGGTACGCGACCAGGGCCGAGGCCCAGAAGATCGCGGACAGCCTCGACGACCGCGGCCACAAGCAGCTCTACTGGGTCGAGCGGATCGCGCAGAACGGATCCAAGTGA
- a CDS encoding (deoxy)nucleoside triphosphate pyrophosphohydrolase has product MDETIVVVGGALLHDGRLLAARRSAPPELAGRWELPGGKVEPGEAPEAALVRELREELGVTAESVERVPGEWPLRTPYVLRVWTARLLPGSAAPTPLEDHDDLRWLSPDELWDVAWLDQDVPAVKAVLRRWDGQDLS; this is encoded by the coding sequence ATGGACGAAACGATCGTGGTGGTGGGCGGCGCCCTGCTGCACGACGGACGCCTCCTCGCCGCGCGCCGCAGCGCGCCCCCCGAACTGGCCGGGCGCTGGGAGCTGCCCGGCGGCAAGGTGGAACCGGGCGAGGCCCCCGAAGCCGCCCTCGTACGCGAACTGCGCGAGGAACTCGGCGTCACGGCGGAGTCCGTCGAGCGCGTCCCGGGGGAGTGGCCCCTGCGGACGCCGTACGTCCTGCGTGTGTGGACCGCGCGGCTGCTCCCGGGCTCGGCCGCCCCCACGCCCCTCGAGGATCACGACGACCTGCGCTGGCTGAGTCCGGACGAGCTCTGGGACGTGGCCTGGCTGGACCAGGACGTCCCCGCCGTGAAGGCGGTGCTGCGGCGCTGGGACGGCCAGGACCTGTCCTAG
- a CDS encoding ATP-binding protein — protein sequence MGGFLAWEVIGVIDTEGDCAEWSFPAEPGAVRTARAVVRGQLRTWGLDSLGDVTALLVSELVTNALRHAAGPIGVRLVRPGGLSGALLVEVSDPLPDPPRERSADEDDESGRGLQLVAGSSRRWGTRPGDTGKTVWFELGVPG from the coding sequence ATGGGTGGGTTCCTGGCCTGGGAAGTGATCGGCGTGATCGACACCGAAGGCGACTGCGCCGAGTGGAGCTTTCCCGCGGAGCCCGGTGCCGTCCGTACCGCCCGTGCCGTCGTCCGGGGCCAGCTGCGCACCTGGGGGCTGGATTCCCTCGGTGATGTGACCGCGCTGCTGGTCAGTGAGCTGGTGACCAACGCGCTGCGGCATGCCGCCGGCCCCATCGGTGTCCGTCTGGTCAGGCCCGGGGGACTGTCGGGCGCTCTCCTCGTGGAGGTCTCCGACCCGTTGCCCGACCCGCCCCGTGAGCGGTCCGCCGACGAGGACGACGAGAGTGGTCGAGGACTGCAACTGGTGGCGGGGTCGTCGCGGCGTTGGGGTACCCGGCCCGGGGACACTGGAAAGACGGTGTGGTTCGAACTGGGGGTGCCCGGTTGA